The nucleotide window TGCCGCTCGACCTTCTGCAGCGCGGAAAGTATCAGCCGCGTGTCGACATGCGGCAGGAGACGCTCCAGGAGCTCGCCGATTCCATCAAGGCGCAGGGCGTCGTCCAGCCCATCGTCGTCCG belongs to Phosphitispora fastidiosa and includes:
- a CDS encoding ParB N-terminal domain-containing protein, with translation MPLDLLQRGKYQPRVDMRQETLQELADSIKAQGVVQPIVVR